A stretch of DNA from Anaerobacillus isosaccharinicus:
TCGTGAAATTTCATCTTGCAGTAACTTCGAGGATTTCCAAGCTAGAAGAGCAAACATTCGTTTTAGAAGAGAAGCAAAAGGGAAAACCGAATATGTTCATACATTGAATGGATCTGGTCTTGCTGTTGGGCGAACCGTTGCAGCTATTCTAGAAAATTACCAACAAGAAGACGGGAGTGTCATTGTCCCTGAAGTTTTAGTACCTTATATGGGTGGTTTAACAGTAATTAAATAATATACTTCGAAAACCGTGCTATTTTATAGCGCGGTTTTTACTTGTGTGATATTGTTATTTAGAAATTAATTTCCAATTAAGTAAGGAGGATTGTATGTTAATTAGAAGTTTGTTAAAAACTTTATTCATGTACGCTATTGTGATGGGATTACTAATACTAATCGTTTTATTTCCAAGAAATTCAGAGATGATCTTAGTTGATGGAGTAATGACGTACCAATATAAATTTACGTGGCAGAATTACTTTGAAAACATAAGACTGTATTTTACTAATTTAGTAGAAACGAAAAGCTTAGGAGAAACTCAAAGTTGGCAAACTGTAGAAGAAGTTATTATTAGCTTTATGCCAGCAAGCCTTAAAGTAGTTTTTGCTGCCTTTTTTATTAGTCTTTTTTTTGGAGTGTATAAAGGGATAGTAGATTTTCAGCATTCGAATAGGAAAACAAATTTTTTAGGGAATGGCACAACATTTTTATTTCAGGCAATACCAGACTTCTTTTTAATCATTCTTATGATTCTTTTTATCATCAATTACTTACCGTTTATCCCAATTTTTAGCCAAGGACAATGGTATAGTTTTATCATTCCAGCAATCATTGTTGCTATTTATCCTTCCATGTACATTGCAAGAATTACTTCAGCAGCAATGACAAACGAAGATGGCATGCAATACATACAAGTGGCGAAGGCAAAAGGATTAACAGATAAGATGGTCATTTATAAACATGTGTTGCGAAATTGCTATGGTTTGATTTTATCTCATTGTTCTTCTGTTATGTTATTAATTTTATCAAATCTTCTAATGGTAGAATTTTTAATGGGTTATAGGGGCGCAGCTTTTCGATTGTTTCAAGCATTAGATTATTCAAATGTCATGTCAGTCGGACAACGTTCAAAATTTGAAGCTGAACTAATAATTGGTATTTCTTTTTGTTTCCTAGTCATCGTGCTCTTTAGTCGATTTGTCAGTGAATGGGCTAGTAATTACCTGGACCCTAGGAGAAAGGAGCAACTATGATAAGACAAAAATCATTTTACATAGGAATGACAATGCTAGTTTTTATATTTTCAGTGATGATCATAGGCCCTTACCTACCTTTTATTGATAAGGAGATTTCTGGAGAAACTTTGAGAATGGGTGATGAGTTTTCCCGTGCTCCCTTTCCTCCGTCATTATCAAACCCTTTTGAACCATTTGGTACAGATACTTTAGGAAGAGATTTATTATCCCTTATTGTAATAGGAACAAAAGATACATTGATTTTGGTTTTTCTTATTACTGTTATTAGGTATGCTGTAGCGATCCCGTTAGCGCTTGGTTCGATTAATCAGCGAGGTCCAGCGTATTGGCTTTTAACTAGTTGGAACAGTGTTTTTTCAGCTTTACCAACAATTTTCTCAGCTGTATTATTAATGAATCTCCCTTTTGTTATCTTTTCAGGAAATCGAGTTTTAATTGTTATTATCATTTTAGCTTTTATAGAAGTTGGTAGAGTAGCCTATATTATTCAGCAAGAAGGATATATGGTTACTAATGAACTGTACGTGAAAGCAGGGATTACGATTGGAAATAGTCGGTTAGGTTTGTTTTCTAGATATTACTTACCTGCTCTACTTCCATCTATACTGACAAACTTCTTCCTCGACCTAGGGAAGGTATTGCTTTTAATAGGGCAATTAGGCATTTTTAGTATTTTTATTGAACAGAGTTGGATTCAGTTAGCAGCAGGTTCTGGAGAAATACAGAATATCAGCTACAATTGGGCTTCAATCCTTGGTGAATCGAGAGGAACATTGAGTAGAGCACCATGGATTACATTTTTTCCTGCACTAGCAATTACTTTTACGATAATTAGTTTCTTTTTCATCGGTGAAGGACTCCGGGCGTACTTTTCTCGTAAAAAATGATTAGCCAAAAAAATTTACAATTGTTGTGTATTTATTCAAGTACACGACAATTTTTTTTAGGTATTAGAGTAAACTACTTGTTAGTTGTTATTCAAAAAAATGTTATGTATAGGAATAAGTTTTTAGGAACCAAGTAATTTAGAAATTTATTAAGTAATTATTACAGAAATATTACATATAATTACAATAGCAAGAACTGTAGTAAATGGTATTCTTTTAGATAGGAAATCTGACAAATGATTTCCCTATAATAAATTTAAAATATAAAATAATAACAACTATTAGTTTCTTTTAATATACAGTAAAATACTTTAAATGTTTTTCTGATATAGACAATTGTGTATTTTATGAGCATATAGAATAAAAAACGTTATAACAATAAGGTTTATAAGTAGACTTCGTTACAGTGTTAATGTGGTAAAGTCTAATTTACATTTAACGAATTTTGAAAATTTAAAATTAAATGTAATTTTGTTGACATCTCATTAAAGCTAGTGTAATATTCAGAATATAATAAATTATTATTTCTAAAAAACTATTTTTAGAAAATTGACTTTTTTGTGAATTTTATTTATATTTAAAAAGTTTAGTAGATTAATAGGACTTTTAAGGGTGGTGAGTAACAACTGGATGTCTACCTTGTTAGAAGTAAAAAACTTAAAAACCCACTTTTTTTCAAAAAATAAAGTTTTTCCTGTCGTCGACGGTTTAGACTTTAAAGTTAAAAAAGGTGAAACATTAGCTATAGTTGGAGAGTCTGGATCAGGAAAGAGTATTACTTCGCTTTCGATTATGGGCCTTGTACCAAAACCAGGTGGCAAAATCGTTGAAGGTGAAATTATTTTCGATGGTGCTGATTTAGTATCTTTAAGTGAAAATGAAATGTACAAAGTACGTGGTAACGATATCGCCATGATCTTCCAAGAACCAATGTCATCGCTGAACCCAGTTTTAACAATTGGTGAGCAAATAACGGAGGTCTTAATTTACCACAAAAAGATTACTAAAAAAGAAGCTCGAGCTAGAGCTATTGACCTTCTTAAGATAGTAGGTTTTGCTCGTGCGGAAGAAATGTTAGATGATTATCCACACCGATTATCAGGTGGAATGAGACAAAGGGTCATGATTGCAATGGCAATGAGCTGTGATCCAAAGTTACTAATTGCAGATGAACCTACAACTGCATTAGACGTGACAGTCCAAGCCCAAATTCTTGAATTAATGAAGGAATTATCAAAGAAGTTTAGTTCCTCAATTATTTTGATTACTCATGATTTAGGAGTTGTTGCTGAGCTAGCTGATCGAGTTCTAGTTATGTATGCGGGGCAAGTAGTAGAAGAGTCTGACATTGTTGAACTATTCGATAGACCGCTACATCCCTATACTCAAGGGCTACTTAGTTCAGTTCCTAAAATAGATGAAGATCAAGAACGGTTAACATCTATTGGTGGAAACGTACCTTCTCCAGATAACTTTCCTAAAGGCTGTCGCTTTTCAACACGCTGTGCTCATGTCATGGAAAAGTGTTTGGAAAGTCAACCAGACCTGATTGAAGTTTATCCAGGCCGCAAGTCGCGTTGCTTCTTGCATCAGGAAGGAGTCAACTAAAGATGAGTACCGTAACTGAAGATCATAAAAAAAATGCTAAAAGCGAAACAACATCCGATATTTTACTAGAAGTAAAAGGTCTAAAAAAATATTTCCCGATAAAAGCAGGTATTTTGCAAAGAACAGTCGGTCATGTAAAGGCTGTCGATGATGTTAGTTTCTTTATTAAAAAGGGTGAAACATTTGGTCTTGTTGGTGAGTCCGGTTGTGGAAAATCGACAACAGGAAGAGCGATTATTCGTTTATATGAACCAACGGCAGGAGAAATAATTTTTGACGGTGAAAATATTGCGAATATTCCGGAAAAATCTCTAAGGCCTTATCGGAAAGATATCCAAATGGTGTTTCAAGATCCTTACTCTTCTCTAAATCCCCGCAAAACTGTGGGAACGATTTTAGAAGAACCTTTTCGTGTGCACAATCTTTATTCAAAAAAGGAACGGAAAGAAAGAGTAGAACATCTTTTGGAAAAGGTTGGATTAAATCCTTCACTGAGAGATCGTTATCCTCATGAGTTTTCTGGAGGACAACGTCAGCGGATTGGAATTGCAAGATCACTTACGTTAAATCCTAAGCTAATTATTGGAGATGAACCAGTTTCAGCCCTAGACGTATCTATTCAGTCACAAGTATTGAATATTATGGATGATCTCCAAAAAGAATTTGGTTTGACATACTTATTTATTGCCCATGATTTAGCTGTTGTAAAACATATTTCAGATCGTATCGGGGTTATGTACCTTGGTCGAATGATGGAAGTGACTGATAAGAAAACGCTTTATCGGAATCCACTTCATCCTTACACGCAAGCACTACTTTCTGCGATTCCAAAATCGCATCCTAGTGAAGTGAAGCGTGAACGTATAATCTTAAAAGGAGATGTTCCAAGCCCGGCAAATCCGCCAGCAGGGTGTGTATTTCATACACGCTGCCCACAAGCGATGGATCATTGTAAGCAAGCCGTACCTATGTTACAAGAGTTAGAGCCTGGTCACTTTGTCGCTTGTCACTTATACGAATAAGTATTGTGATAAAAGGTAAAGTCCAACTCTACGTTAAATATTCAAAATATTCCGAAGGGGGAAAAACTTTGAAAAAGAAATTGTTAATTCTGTTAAGTTTAGTATTCATGCTGTCTATCTTTTTAGTAGCATGCGGTGGGGAGAAATCATCCACTGATGATAAGCAAGAAACACCTGCACCAGCTGATGAGAAGAAAGATGATGCAAAAGAGGAACCAAAAGATGAGGGTCCTACGCAAGGTGGAAGTGTTGTTTTAGGTTCTTCAGGTGAGCCTGTAACTTTTAACGGTAACTATTCACAAGACTCTGCGTCAAGTGACGTAATTGATCTTCTTTTTGCAGGTTTAGTACGCTCTAACGAAAATTTAGAAATTGTTCCAAGTATTGCAATTGATTACCCAGAAGTCTCCGAAGATGGTTTAGAGTGGGTTTATACACTTCGTGAAGGTGTTAAATTCCATGACGGCGTTGAATTAACTGCCGAAGACGTAGAATTTACTTATAGTATCTTTAAGCATGAAGACTATAGCGGTCCACGTGCAGGAAGCTTTTCTAACGTTGAAAGTATCGAAGCAATCGAGAAATATAAAGTTAAATTCACATTATCAGAAGCTGATGCTCGTTTCCCAACATTAGCAGGTTACGGTATCTTGCCTAAGCACATCCTTGGTGATGTTCCAGTTGCTGACCTAGGTGAATATCAAGAGTTCAACCAAAAGAACCCAATTGGTGCTGGTCCATTTAAATTTGTTAGCTGGACAGCTGGACAAAACTTAGTAGTAGAGGCTTTTGATGACTACTTCGAAGGTCGTCCATACCTTGATAAAGTAACATTCCGTTTCGCTTCTGACTCAAATGCACTAGTGTTATTAATGCAAACTGGTGACATCGACTGGATGATTGCTCCTCCAGCTGAGTTAGGTACAATTGAAACGTTTAACCATGCAAGAATTTCTAATACATTAGCTTTACGTTATGACTATATTGGTTGGAACTTACAAAATCCATTGTTCCAAGATGTTAAAGTTCGTCAAGCATTAACGCACGCTATTGACCGTCAAGAAATCGTTGACACAATTATGGAAGGTAACGCAACAGTTGCTCATGCTCCAGTATCTCCACTTAGCTGGTCTTATAATGACAATGTTCCTAAGTTTGATTTTGACCCAGAAAAGGCAAAACAAATGTTAGCTGAAGCTGGCTGGGAGCCAGGTGCAGATGGAATTCTTCAAAAAGACGGCAAGAAATTCTCGTTCACAGTTCTTTCTAATGACGGAAACGTAGTACGTCGTGATATTGGAATTATCATGCAACAATACCTAGGTAATATTGGTATTGAAGTTAAAGCAGAACAAATGGAATGGGGCGCATTCTTAGATAAGATCAACCCTCCTAACTATGACTTTGATGCAGTAGTTTTAGCATGGGGCTTAGCTCTTGATCCAGATCCAAGTGCAATCTGGCATTCTAAAGAAATCGCTAATGGCTTAAACAACATTAGCTACTCTAACCCAATTGTTGATGAAATTGCAGATAGTAATACAAAAATTCTTGATCAAGCAGAACGTGCAAAAGAACTTGCAAAAGTTTGGGAAATCTTAGCTGAAGAGCAACCATACACTTACATGTACTACCCACAACAGTTCATAGCTTTAAACAAGAAAATTGAGGGCTTTACACATCACCCACGTTCAAACATGTACCTTGTTAACGAGTGGTGGATCAACAATAACTAAAAGTAGTTTGTAAGGATTAAAGGGGACCTCCGTCCCCTTCTTCCTTATACTTTTTAAAGACTATAACAACACCAGTTATAGGTTTTATAAAGTATAAGAAAAACGATGGCGCTCGCTTTGAACTTGGCGATAAGCCAAGTTTTTCTACTAAAATTAAGAAGTGAGGGAGTAAGGTAGATGACGACATATTTAATTCGCCGGCTAGTAATGATGCTTCCAATTCTTTTTGGGATATCTGTTATCTCCTTTGCCATTATGTATGCGGCACCCGGTAAGCCCGCGGTTATGAATTTAGACCCCGATATTTCTGTGGAAGACCGTGAGAAACAAATGGAGAAATTAGGATTAAACGATCCACCACATATTCAATATCTTAATTGGATGGGTAATGTAGTTAGAGGAGATTTTGGTACTTCTTTTACAAAAAAACAACCTGTGAAAGATATGATCCTAGATCGATTACCAAACACATTAATTCTAATGCTGTTCTCAACGATTTTAGCAGTTATTATTTCTATTCCTTTTGGGGTGTTATCAGCAACCAGACAGTATTCAAAGCTAGATTACGGAGTTACAATCACCTCATTTCTAGGACTTGCTACACCTAACTTTTGGTTAGGACTAATGCTAATTATGTTATTCTCAGTTCAATTAGGCTGGACACCTGTTGGTGGGGTATCGACTCTTGGTGCTGATTTTAGCTTACTAGATAGACTTCATCATTTAATCTTACCTGCAATCGTTCTTGCAACGGCAGATATGGCTGGACTAACTCGTTATACTCGCTCAAGTATGTTGGAAGTTATTAATCAAGATTATATTCGTACAGCTAGAGCAAAAGGATTCAGAGAGCGTACAGTCATTTATAAGCACGGTTTGAGAAATGGACTTATTCCAATTATTACAATCTTTGGTTTAATGTTACCGACATTCATTGGTGGCTCTGTAATTGTTGAGTCGTTATTTAGCTGGCCAGGAATTGGTAAGTTATTTATTGATGCAACATTTGAGAGAGATTATCCTGTTATTATGGCAATTACGATGTTCGGTGCTGTCCTCACAGTAATCGGTAATTTAATTGCGGATATTCTTTATGCTGTCATGGATCCAAGGATCGAGTACTAGGAGGTGGTCACATGGGAAAACCGGAAATAAATCTACCAAACAATCTTGGGCAAGCACCCATTGAACAAACATTAGGAGAAAGACGTTCTCTTACTTCAATTATTATTGCAAAATTTTTTCAAAATAAGCTAGCTGTCTTTGGTTTAATTCTGTTAGTCATCATCGTGGGTAGCGCATTACTAGCACCTTGGATCGCCCCGCATAATCCAGATTTTCAAAACTTGCGTAACCGTTTAGCTGCACCGAGTGCGGAGTTCCTGTTAGGAACTGACCATTTAGGAAGAGATATTTTTAGCCGTCTTTTATTTGGTGGAAGAGTATCATTATTCGTAGGGTTTGTGGCGATGGTTGGTGCTGTAACGATCGGAACAACTGTAGGAGCGGTAGCGGGATACTTCGGTGGTCTAGTTGATGCATTCTTAATGCGTTTAGTAGATGTCATCATCTCATTCCCTAATATCTTCTTATTAATTACCTTGGTTGCTGTTCTTGAGCCGAGTATTGATAAACTTATTATGGTATTTGCTTTCTTGAGCTGGACTGGAACCGCACGTTTAGTTCGTGGTGAGTTCTTAACATTGAAGAAGCGAGAGTTCGTATTAGCAGCTCGTACAATCGGAATGTCAAATACGCGAATTATCTTCGGACAAATTTTACCGAGTGCCTTTGGTCCTGTTATTGTAGCAGCGACACTTGCGGTAGGTGGATTTATCCTAGCTGAGTCGGCACTTAGTTTCCTTGGATTAGGTGTACAACCACCAACTTCTACATGGGGGAACATGCTGACGTACTCTCAAAGTGTAACGATTTTCAGAACCGCTTGGTGGTATCCAACCTTCCCAGGGTTAATGATTTTACTTACTGTATTATCATTTAACTTTGTTGGTGATGGTTTACGTGATGCTCTTGATCCAAGAGTCATAGAAAAATAGAATGTATAAAGGCTAACCTTATTCATAAGGTTAGCCTTTATACATTTTAATTCAGAATAATTAATTTACTTTATCGAAATAAAATGATATGTTTGTTTTTTCAGAATAATTAAACTGGTAATATTTATAAAAATACTTTTATGAAAAAGATAGTAAGTTGTCTTCCTGGAATAGACTACTCAATACTCAATACTGAATACTTGATATTATTGTGTTATTCACAGTATTAACTATTTTCTAAAAAGTACTGTAATAATATTGACACAATTACTAAGCAGGTGTAACATTCAGTATGTAAGAAAAATTATTATATTCAAAAAATTGTTTAACTTAAATTGTTAGAAAATTTAACTTTTTTAAAGTTATATGGATAAGATTACAAGTTTCATAGAAATAGAAAAGAATTAATAGGTGGTGTCAGCAATTAATGTCTACGTTGTTAGAAGTTAAAAATTTAAAAACCCACTTTTTTTCGAAAAATAAAGTTTTTCCAGTAGTTGACGGATTAGACTTTAAAGTTAAAAAAGGTGAAACGTTAGCTATTGTTGGAGAATCAGGCTCAGGAAAAAGTATTACATCCCTTTCGATTATGGGTCTTGTACCTAAACCAGGCGGTAAGATTGTTGAGGGTGAAATCATTTTCGATGGTGCAGACTTAGTGTCATTAAGTGAAAATGAAATGTTTAAAGTTCGTGGAAATGACATCGCGATGATCTTTCAAGAACCTATGTCATCACTAAATCCAGTTTTAACGATTGGTGAACAAATTACCGAAGTATTAATTTATCACAAGAAAATAACAAAAAAAGAAGCTAGGGCAAGAGCGATCGAATTACTGAAAATTGTTGGTTTTGCTCGCGCGGAAGAAATGTTAGACGATTATCCGCACCGTTTGTCTGGTGGGATGAGACAAAGGGTTATGATTGCGATGGCAATGAGCTGTGATCCTAAGTTGTTAATTGCGGATGAGCCTACAACTGCACTTGATGTAACTGTACAAGCGCAAATTTTAGAATTAATGAAGGAATTATCTAAAAAGTTTAGTTCTTCGATTATTTTAATTACTCATGACTTAGGGGTAGTTGCTGAGTTAGCTGATAGAGTACTAGTTATGTATGCTGGACAAGTAGTAGAAGAATCACCAATTGTTGAAATGTTTGACGCACCGCTACATCCTTACACTCAAGGGTTACTAAGCTCCGTACCAAAAATTGATGAAGAACAAGAAAGGCTTTCATCAATTGGCGGAAATGTTCCATCTCCAGATAACTTCCCGAAAGGTTGTCGCTTTTCAACACGTTGTGCTCATGTCATGGAAAAATGTTTGGAAAGTCAACCAGATTTAGTAGAAGTTTATCCAGGTCGCAAGTCGCGTTGCTTCTTGCATGAGGAAGGAGATAACTAAAGATGAGCAATGTTACATTAGACACTAGTAATAATTCAGTAGATCAAAAGAACTCAGATATTTTACTAGAAGTAAAGGGACTTAAGAAATATTTCCCGATAAAGTCTGGTATTCTTCAAAAAACAGTTGGTCATGTAAAAGCTGTTGATGATGTAAGTTTCTTCATTAAAAAAGGTGAAACATTTGGTCTAGTAGGAGAATCAGGTTGTGGGAAATCGACCACAGGGCGAACGATTATTCGTTTGTACGAACCAACAGAAGGAGAAATCCTTTTTGACGGCCAAGACCTTTCCGGTTTAAGTGAAAATCAATTAAAACCTTATCGAAAAGATATTCAAATGGTATTCCAAGATCCTTATTCTTCATTAAATCCAAGGAAGACGGTTGGAACGATTTTAGAAGAGCCTTTTCGAGTTCATAATTTATATTCGAAGCTAGAGCGTAAAGAAAGAGTAGAGCATTTACTAGATCGAGTTGGTTTAAATCCTCATTTACGAGATCGCTATCCACATGAGTTTTCAGGTGGACAACGTCAAAGAATTGGTATTGCTCGCGCATTAACGCTTAATCCAAAGTTGATTATCGGAGACGAACCAGTTTCAGCTCTAGATGTATCAATACAATCACAAGTTTTAAATATTATGGATGATCTTCAAAAGGAATTTGGGTTAACGTATTTATTTATCGCCCATGATTTAGCTGTAGTTAAACATATCTCTGATCGAATTGGAGTCATGTACTTAGGTCGAATGATGGAAGTAACGGATAAAAAGACGTTGTATAGTAACCCACTTCATCCGTATACTCAAGCATTGCTTTCTGCGATCCCTAAAACTCATCCGAGTGAAGTAAAGCGAGAGAGAATTATCTTAAAGGGCGATGTTCCTAGCCCTGCAAATCCGCCAAAAGGCTGTGTATTCCATACGCGTTGTCCTCAGGCAATGGACCATTGTAAAGAAGTCGTACCTATGTTAAAAGAGTTAGAGCCTGGTCACTTTGTTGCTTGCCACCTATACGAGTAGTATGTGGCAAACAGTAGAGCCCAACTCTACACTATATTATAAAAATTTTTTAAGGGGGAAATACACATGAATTCAAAGAAGTCGTTATTAACACTTCTAAGCATGATTTTAATGTTATCTTTGTTTTTAGTAGCTTGTGGCGGAAACAACACACCTACAGAAACTGAAACACCAGCTCCTGGTGAGCAAACAGATGGAGAGTCTACTGAAGATGCAACAAGCGGTGAGCCAAAACAAGGTGGAACCATTGTTTTAGGTTCTTCAGGTGAGCCAGTACTTTTCAACTCGCTTTACCACCAAGATTCAGCGAGTGCTGATGTTACAGATTTAGTTTTCGCTGGTTTAATGCAAGCTAACGAAAATTTAGAAATGCAACCACTAATTGCAGCTGACTTCCCAGAGATTTCAGAAGATGGATTAGAATTCACTTATACTCTTCGTGAAGGAGTTCTTTTCCATGATGGAACTGAGTTAACTGCTGAAGATGTTGAGTTTACGTATAGTATCTTCAAGCATGAAGACTATGCTGGTCCACGTGCAGGAAGCTTTGCTAACATGGAAAGCGTAGAAGCAACTGGTAAATATGAAGTGAAATTCACTTTATCACAAGCAGATGCTAGTTTCCCTACTTTAGCTAGTTATGGTATCTTACCTAAGCATATTCTTGGCGACATTCCTGTTGCAGATTTAGGAGAATATCAAGAGTTTAATATTAAAAATCCAATTGGTGCTGGTCCATTTAAATTTGTGAGCTGGACACAAGGTCAAAACTTAGCATTAGAAGCTTTTGAAGATTACTTCGAAGGACGCCCGAATCTTGACAAAGTAACATTCCGTTTTGCTTCTGATTCGAATGCGTTAGTTTTATTAATGCAAACTGGAGATATTGATTGGATGATCGCACCACCGTCTGAAATTCCAACAATTGAAACATTTAACCATGCAAAAATTTCTAACACATTAGCTTTACGTTATGACTACATTGGATGGAACTTACAAAATCCATTATTCCAAGACGTAAAAGTTCGTCAAGCACTAACACATGCTATTGATCGTCAAGAAATCGTTGACACAATCATGGAAGGTAATGCAACAGTTGCTCATGCTCCGGTATCTCCACTTAGCTGGGCATACAATGACAATGTTCCTAAGTTCGATTATGATTTAGACAAAGCAAGTCAATTATTAGCAGAAGCTGGCTGGGAGCCAGG
This window harbors:
- a CDS encoding peptide-binding protein; translated protein: MNSKKSLLTLLSMILMLSLFLVACGGNNTPTETETPAPGEQTDGESTEDATSGEPKQGGTIVLGSSGEPVLFNSLYHQDSASADVTDLVFAGLMQANENLEMQPLIAADFPEISEDGLEFTYTLREGVLFHDGTELTAEDVEFTYSIFKHEDYAGPRAGSFANMESVEATGKYEVKFTLSQADASFPTLASYGILPKHILGDIPVADLGEYQEFNIKNPIGAGPFKFVSWTQGQNLALEAFEDYFEGRPNLDKVTFRFASDSNALVLLMQTGDIDWMIAPPSEIPTIETFNHAKISNTLALRYDYIGWNLQNPLFQDVKVRQALTHAIDRQEIVDTIMEGNATVAHAPVSPLSWAYNDNVPKFDYDLDKASQLLAEAGWEPGADGILTKDGQRFSFTILSNDGNVVRRDIGIIVQQYLGQIGIEVKAEQMEWGAFLDKINPPNYDFDAVVLAWGLALDPDPRAIWHSSEIENGLNNISYSNPRVDEIADSNKQIMDQAERAAALAEVWEILAEEQPYTYMYYPQQFISLSNRVQGFTHHPRVNMYKVNEWWVDNN